The sequence CGCGGCCATGGGGCTCCTCCCGCCCATCACTTTAGGGATCATTCCTGTACCCATTACCCTGCAGACCTTGGGCGTCATGCTGGCAGGAGCACTGTTGGGCCCTTGGCGCGGAGCCTTAGCCTCGTCGGTGGTGGTGATTCTGTCTTTGGCTGGGTTGCCACTCCTGGCAGGCGGACGCGGCGGACTCGGTATCCTGTTTGGACCAACCGGAGGTTACCTGGTTGGTTGGATTTTCGGATCATTGGTGATTGGAGCACTCTTCAAGTACTGGGTTCTGCGCAATGAAAATAAGACCGTACGCTTCATCACCGGTCTGTTCTCAGTCCTCGTTGGCGGCGTCGCAGTCATCTACTTGTTCGGAGTCCCTTGGACCGCAGTTGTGACCGGCCTGGATCTGCGCACTTCGCTGATTGGTTCCTTGGGTTTTCTGCCAGGTGACATCTTGAAAGCAGTCGTGACCACTCTGGTAGCGCTCACCGTGCATCACAGCTAC comes from Glutamicibacter arilaitensis Re117 and encodes:
- a CDS encoding biotin transporter BioY, producing the protein MSINTASTSQTRNTVYVAVFAAMIAAMGLLPPITLGIIPVPITLQTLGVMLAGALLGPWRGALASSVVVILSLAGLPLLAGGRGGLGILFGPTGGYLVGWIFGSLVIGALFKYWVLRNENKTVRFITGLFSVLVGGVAVIYLFGVPWTAVVTGLDLRTSLIGSLGFLPGDILKAVVTTLVALTVHHSYRGLMK